The Thermococcus sp. 4557 genomic sequence GTCCCCTCTCTGAAAAAACGATGGCGTACTGAGGCCGTCCCGGCAAGCTAGTTCTTCTTAGCTCTTCCTTAGAAAGTAGTCTAATACTTTCTATAAGCTCCCTGTAGTCCTCATCTGGATCAACAAGCCCTATGGTTTCACGATTTAAGATGGTCTTAAGGTAACTCACACAGTCTCTGTAACTGTCTTCACAATTCTTTATGATAAGTATTCTATCCCTGTCTTCAACTGGGTCTATATCCAGAGACCTCAGTCGGAACCACACTTCATCTCCGGGGGGTATGTCCTTCTCGCTATATTTTCTGTACCACGTCTGCCAGACTATTTTAACATTATCAAGTTCTGGATACCCCAAGTCATTGAGTTTCTCTTTGAGAGTCTTGTAGTTGAGGAAGTCTTTCCATACAATTTCATGGTTCCTTCTCATCATGTCCACCACCCAATTAACTTGTATGAAACATTTTTGTCAGTAATATTTGAGTGGAAACGGTCAAAATACTCTATGATTCCATTCACAAGTTTGGGAAAATCCGCCAGGACGAGTTTTTTGCCCCTTGTTTTGAGCCCCCCAGTTCTTAGCAGGTGCTCCTTTAGTTCTTTAATCTCTGATGTGGACAGTTCGGCCATTGAAAGATACGTTTTGGCTAGCTTAATTCTCTCAGGAGTCACATCTTTTGTCAATATTGCTTGGACGGTGTGTTGTTCAAGGGTTCTGTAAATCTCCGCGATAAATCCTTTGAGTGGGGATCCTTTTGAATGCCTGGCGAGTAGGGTGTTCTTAGAGTATCTATGGAGTGCGTTCAACTGCTCTTCAAGGGTTAACAAGTTAGGGGGTTTAAGGGTGCCGGGTTCATGCCACAATTGTTTTAGTGCAGTACACCCCATTTCTGACACTCCCTTTTCATCTACGACTAGAACTTTTTTCCCGGTTACCCTTTTCCCTTGATGTATCTCAACAACCCCGAACAGTTTCTTGGTATTCAAAAATGTATACAATGGACGATTGAAGTGAAGAAGGTCTTTTATTTCCTCGAAATCCTTTTTAGTAAGCCCCAATTCGTTCTGAATGTAATCCAGCAGTTCAAACTCCTCAACTACATCCTTGGGCATGCCTCCTTTTATCAACTTGAATTCCTCTGACTGAGACGTCTCTTCCAGTTGACTCAGGCTAAGTTCGGCTAAGCTCTTCAATTTCTCTCCAAAAGTTTCTAGGCTTACATCTTCATCCGAGCTTAATATCTGGAACTCTTTTCCCACAAGTATCGTTATGTCCTTTATCTTTTCCTTCAACTTGGAAAGGACGCCGAGGGTTATCTCTATCTCCTCAGCAGGGAAGAAGTTTTTCACTATGACTTCTTTTTCATTGCCAATGCGACTGACTCTTCCTACTCTTTGAACGATTATCATTGGATTCCATGGGAGGTCATAGTTAATGACAGCATCAGCGTCTTGTAGGTTTACCCCCTCGCTGAGGGAATCAGTGGAGATCAGGATTTCTATCTCCCCATATTTTTCAGCAACATCCCTGCTATTGTTTGCAATTGGGGCGAAGCGTTTTATTATGTGCTCCTTCTGCTCGACATCTAGTTCCCCGGTGACTAAACCGATTTTTAGTTTGTTACCTTCTTGTATCAGGTACTGTAAAACTGCCTGATGGGGTATCCATTGTTTTAGGGCGGCGTGAAGATACTTTGCAGTGTCCTTGTACTGGGTGAAGATTATGTACTTCCTTCTCAGGAATTCGGTCTTAATTATTTCTTTAAGGCGTTCAAGTTTTGGATCGTAATAACTGTATATTGGGACCTTCTCTGTTTCGTCAGTTAGATATCCTAATTCCTCTGGCTCGTTTGAACTAGCCTTTCTTACCTTAACCTCCTCGAGCTTTGAGAGGATATCCCCCATCACAGTTATATCTGACTTTATCTTAGTGGATACCGTGGTTATCCCCATAATAAGGGCCTGTTCTAAATGCTTTTTGTGAATGTAATGAAGAAGTTCCTCAGTGGTTTTGAACTCTGGAAGCTGAATTTGGACACCCTTTTCTATAAATTTTGATAGTATCATGAGTTTTGTGTTGTATGTTTCGGCCTCTCCTCCAAGCTCCCCTAGTAGAGATGACTCCACATCTTTCTTTCCGAGCACACTGAGGAGTTCTTCACCAAGGGATAGAACGTACCTATCAAACTCTACACGATTAGTTTTGGCGACCTTTAATTTGGGAATATATCTTTTGAGAGTAGTGTAAATAGAGCGATTCTTGTCATACATCTTGTTCAGAGTTCTCTCAAAAGCGAAAATGCTGCTCTCTATTCTTTTTGCCAGCAAGAGCTTTAATATTGATGATAGGGATACCTTGATGAACTCCTCCTCTGCTTGTGCAGGGGTAGTTTCCTCAGGAGTGCTCCCAAGGACTATGTATCCGCTGGTATAAAGATTGACGTACTCGAATTCAAGTTTCTCAAAATATTCTGGGAGCACTCTAATGAATTCCCAATACCTCTTGTACGGACCACCTGATATCTCTTTGTATGTTACTCTCTCTGGTTTTGGATCTTGGAAAATCAGCTTTCTCTCACCGATTTTTATCTTTCCATCTTTTCCAAACGTCTGTAGAATGTATTTCCTTGTCCTAAGGATCATTGTGTTGTCTAGGACTTCTTCTTTTATCTTTTGGGCAATTCTTTGTAATTGAGCTTCATATTTCAGTGGGTCTTCTTTCCATTTTTTCTTGGCTTCACGGAATTCCATGAATAGCTGCGTAATATCGATTCCTTTCGATTTGAATGCTGAGAAAAAGTCGTCAGAAAACACTTTTATTAGGTTATATATGTCCCAGATTGTATTGTTTAATGGTGTCGCAGTGAGCAGTATGAACTTGTTTTGATATGGGATAGACTTGTCTTTAAATCGCAACATCCGAGCGTTTTTCCAGCGCTTGGTGGCACGGTTTCTCAACCGATGGGCTTCATCTATCAGGATAAGATCATAGTCGTAGTTGAGCCCCATGCTTATAATCTCTTCTTGAGAATACGTGCTGAATTTGTCCATTGACAGAAAGGCTATTTCTCCCAATTCTCCCTTCGTTTTGTGAAATATAATATACCTCTGAAATCTGGCTGAATCAGAGGGTATGTGCTTTAGATAAAATCCCTCGCTTCTAGAGAAAAAGTATTCTCCACTAGTAAAGAGATACTCCCACTGGGGGATGAGGGAGGGTGGTAATATCAACAAGGCTTTTCTTTCCTTTTTAATTCCAAAGCGGTTTGGATCCCAATTGGGAAGTTTGCCTCTCAGATATTCTTCGATGATAGTTGCTCCAATAAAGCTTTTTCCCAAACCTACAGAATCGGCTATTATGACTCCATTAAATTCGGAAATAATCCTGATGGCGTTTATTACACCTATTAGTTGGAATTCAGCTAAGACTTCCTTTTTCTCCACGGGTTCTATCATGCCATCAAACCATTTCCATACAAGAATCTTGAATAGCTGTTTGGGGGTCACGAACTTTCCAAAGTTTAGACCTATCCGCCTTCCTGCTTCTATTAATTCCAGGATTTCTTCTTGTATATCCTCGCTTTCCTCCCAGAGTTCCTCGAACCATCTGTCAAGTTCTTTTATGGTCTCAACGTCTCGAAGCATGAGGTTTAATTCTTTGTTTTTAGACAACCCTGCGCTTGTTAGGTTGGACGAACCCACTATAGCTGCGGGTCCATCGTCTTCATTGAAGAGATATAGCTTGGAATGGAGCCTTCCTCGAGTATAGGCTCGGATTTTTATAATCTCTTCTTTTAGCAGATTATAAAGGTTCTCGACAGTGTCTGAACGTGAGTGCCTAGAAATCTCCTCTAAGAATTTTAATTTAAATTCATCTTTTGAAATGATAGTGTCCACATCAAGGGAATTACCAATCACCAACTTTAAAAAATCCTGCTGGGCTGTTGGGGGTATTCCCTCATCAATAAGATCCCATCCACTAAGATAAAAGTAGCCAACAGCGAATTTAGCGTTTTGACTTTTCAGTAGTTCTTTCTCAATGTACTCGGATAATGGTTTTTTTGTATTGTCTATAACTTCTATTTTACCGGTAATATTTCCTCACCACCGAATACTTCTATGGCCATTACGTATTTATATTCTTTTGGTTGTTGAAAATATTGCTCTATTCATCAGGGAGGTGGTTGTAGTGATTAGGATCAATGATACGATGGTTACAAAATTGTTGGCTGGAGACTGTGAGAATATATCTGGAGTTATGGTGGAAGGTGGGGAACTTAAAGTATCTGGTGAGTTTGAAGAATCATTTGATATCAGATTGTCTGATCCACATCTTGATATTCGTGAAATATTTATTGAAGCCAACATTGATGAAGATAAAGATTCAATTGTTAGCATGTCACATATTTCACTGAAGAAATTTTCTGTAACTAAATTGCACTATGGCTCTACAGAGAAGAGATTTAGGGTTAACATAACGAACATTAGCACTCTTAATAGTGTGAGTTTGTATAATATCAATGTTCCCATAGTTTTCAATGTTGAGAATGCGGATATCGGTAAATTTTCTTTAGAACAGATGATATTAGATTATATCAAGATGGACAACTTTAATGTGAGTTCCATTATCTTAGAGCACATAACAGGAGTTGGAACTGAACGGAGAATTGAACTACTAGGGGTGAGGACTGTACTTAATAAAGGGGATCGAACAACAAAAATAGAGTTTAAAGATCTTAAGAACATCTCAGCTATTGTTTTAAAAGGTAGGAAAACACACGGACGGAATATCACTCCGGCATTTGAAACCCTGAATATTATTGATGTGGACGCAAAAAGCATTACTGTTAGTGGTTTTCATATTAAGGAATTCCATATAGAATGTAATGAGTCCCCGATAGACAAACTAATTTTGACTGACGTAGAAGTGGATACATTGTACATAACTAAAAATGCCGTAAAAACTCTTGTTATAGAGAACAGCAGAATTGGCAAGTTATTTATTAACTCCGAGGAGATTGAGAGCATCTCCCTTAGGAACATCGATATTGCGTTAGGAAATAGTAACAGTAGAAATGACAAAAATATCCTTTTGGATCTAAAGGACGCATATGTTGAACTAAAACCTTATCAAAATGAAATGAGAATTGGTATGTTTAGCATGGATTCAAAGTTAGAAATCGATTCCCTCCAATGCAAAGGGGATTTGATATTTCGACCTAGAAAGAACTTTAGTGAGGTTGTTTTGACTAACTTGCGGGCACATAATATCCGACTCTCTAGGCCTGAAGATGCCGTTGACACCCCATATATCAGACGGCTTAAAATACAAGGAGATTTGTACTCTGGAAATACTACTGAGATACTGGGAGACATGGAAGTAGAAAATCTGAATATTGGGGAGTTGGTTATTTTCAATGTTGAGGTAGGGAATCTACGGTTTGTTGGATCTAACCACAATTCAATTTTTGAAAAGTTTCTAATGAAAAAGGTGAATATACGGGACAACTTTGAGATTATAAACTATGACATCTGCCCGAAAAATAACTCCAATAAAGGGTTTGAAGCATCGAAAGTATACGCCGGTGGGGATATAGTATTGAAAACAAAGAACAAGATTGGTTTATCGGATACCACTCCTGCATGGATACGAACGAGTATATATGGGCTGGCTAGACGTAACTATGATGCAAATGGGAATCCTGAAAAGGCCGACAAATATTTTGTTTTGGAAATGCGATCTAGACGAGAGAACAACAGAAAAAAGTCCAGGAACTCAGATTCTATTTGGAAGAAAATAACCGGGGAATTGGCATACTGGGGAGAGAGAATTTTCATTGACACATTCTCTGAATATGGAACAAACTGGAAACGTACTTTTGCCCTTTGGTTTGTGATGTGGCTCCTAGGATCCATCATATATGCGGTATATGATCTCTTAGGACTTCTTTCTAGTGTACCCGTGCACAGTATACTTGGGTATATGTATATTAGCATCTCAGCGTTGGTAACTTCGGATCCGTATGTGGAGTTTTCCAGTGCCCTTGCTACTTGGACATATGCCCTTGAGATGGGCCTTGGCATCTACATCTGGACTCAGCTACTTGCTTTGTTCTCTCGTCAATTTATGAGGGGTACCTAATTTGGCTCCTTTGTTTTTGTTTATTTTTAGTGCATCCAATGTCGGTCCAACACCCTTTAAAACCCCTGGCAATTATATCCACCTCGGTGAACCCACATGCCCTGGAAAGACAAGCTCGGTCTTGTTCACATCTACACCGGCAACGGGAAGGGAAAGACAACTGCCGCCTTCGGCCTGGCCGTTAGGATGCTCGGCTCCGGCGGGAGGGTGATAATCCTCCAGTTCATGAAGGCGCCGGACGTTTACGGCGAGCAGAAGAAGATAGCGGAGTGCGGCGCGGTCATAGAGTCCTTCGGCCTGCCCAAGTTCGTCCACGGGGAGCCCGAGCCCGACGACATAGAAGCTGCAAAGAGAGCGCTGGAGCGCGCGAAGGAGGTCGTCTCGAGCGGTGAATGGGACCTTGTAATCCTCGACGAAATCTGCGTTGCCCTCGGCTTCAAAATGCTCGACGTTGAGGAGGTCAAGGCGCTCATCAGGAGCAAAGCCCCGCACACCGAACTCGTCCTGACCGGCCGTTACTGCCCGGAGGAGCTTTTCGAGCTGGCCGACTACGTAACGGAGATGAGGGAGGTTAAGCATCCCTACCAGAGGGGGATTCTCGCGAGGAGGGGCGTTGAGTTCTGAGTCGGCCCTTTCTCCTCCCCCGATTTCGACGTTGACCGAAAAGCTTTTTAGTTAGGAAAGCTTAAGATAATCCGGGAAGGTTTTAGTAACAATTCTTTAGAAAAGGGGGTGATAGAATGAGCGAGCTCATCGGCCAGATCGTGCAGGTTCTCAAGGAGCAGGTCGTTCAGGATACCGTTGTTCCCCGGAACATAAGGCGCGCCGCCGAGCAGGCCATCGAGGCCCTCCTGGACGAGAGCAAGGAGCCGGCCGTTAGGGCCGCCGATGCCATAGCGATCCTCGAGGAGATAAGCGAGGACCCGAACATGCCGATGCACACGAGGACGATCATCTGGGAAGTCCTCGGTGCCCTTGAGCAGGTCAAGTGAGCGTTTTTCTTTTCCCGCTCATTTCCCTGCGTTTTCTGGAGGAATAAAGGACCTGGGGGCTCACACTTTTCTGCCCATGTACCAGAGCTTCGCGCTCTCCTCAACGAGTTCGGCCTTGTAGAACGCCTCCCTTAGGGTCTTCCCCACGGTCACTATGCCGTGCCTGGCCATTATCGCCGCGTCCGAGTCCTGGAGGGCCTCCGAGGTGACCTCCGCCAGCTCTTCCGTCCCGGCGGGCCTGAAAGGTGCTATCGGGATTCTCTTCAGGTAAATCTCGGCCTCGGGGGTTATTATCGGCAGCTCACCCTCCACCAGCGTCGAGGCGGCGATGGAGTACGGCGGGTGCAGATGGGCTATTGCTCTGACGTCGGGCCTCGTTCTGTAAACAGCGAGGTGGAGCCTGTACTCCGACGACGGCCTCACCCCGGAGACCTGCCTTCCGCTCATGTCGATTACGGCGACCTGCTCTGCTGTCATGTCGTCCATGACGGCTCCGGTGGCCTTGATGAACACGAGGTTTCCCCTCCTGATGCTCAGGTTTCCGCCGAAGGCGGCCGTGAGTCCCCTCTCGTGGGCCAGCCTGGAGTACTTCACCAGCTGGGTTTTGATTGTCCGGCTCATGGTTTCACCTCAAAGCTTTTTGAGAATTTCAATCAATTCCTCACGGGGAATTCCGTTCCAGAGAGAAACTTTGTTGAGGATGTCGTTGAGGGTTCCCTTGGCTATTTCCTCATGATACGGAACCGTTATCTTATGTGTTCCCAGCGGAGTTCTTTTCTCAAGTCTGACGTGGCTTCCACGCTGTCTTACAACGGTATATCCAAGCCTTTTGAGAAGTTTTATCAACTTCTCTCCGCTAACCACTGGCAGTTTGCTCAACTCTGGACACCTCAAACTCCGAGAGTGTCATGACAATTATCTTCTCCCCTCTCTCGATATCCTCCTCGAAATGAAGCTCTACAGCCTCCTGGAGGTTCTCCATCAGCTCATCTAGGGTTTTCCCCTGAGTGAAAATGTCCTCGTTAATCCCCTTGGCACACCAGTACTCCCCATCGAAATACACGTCAAACTTTACTATCATCGCACTTCCCCTGGGAATGGTTCTTCTTCTCTTGGTACTTAACCTTTTACCCTCACTCCGTAGCCGCAGTCCCGGCAGTAGGCTTTCTCCCCCTTCCAGGCGAGCTCTCCGCCGCATATCGGGCAGGTGTGGGGGTCGCCCTCGCTCTTCCAGCGCTCGTAGGTCTCGCGGTCTATGACGAGGAAGAGCCCCTCCTTATCCTCCTCGAAGTGACCGAGAACGGGGTTGCTCTCCGGCTCGAGGGTCTTCTCGTCTATGATTATCGGTTCTATCCCGATGTTGCCCTCGTACTCGAGGTCGTTGGCGGGCAGTATCTCCACGACGAAGGCACCCAGCTCCCTGTCCCTGTACGCTATGACCTCGAGGGCGTCGCTCAGCTCCCCACTGGATGATATGACATCGATGACGACGTTCTCTCCGCGCGGGAACGCGAGGGTGACCAGGAACTTTGTCCTGTATACAGCCATCCCCCTGTCGAGGCAGCTCTCCTCGAGGCCGAACTCCCTCATGACCTCCCTGATTTCGTCTCCCTCTGGAAGACGGCCCTTCTCCAGTATAAGCTCGCCGATCCTCTTCGCGAGGGGCATCGCGAGCGTGACCGGTTCGTACAGCTTCATGCTCCCACCCCCACTAAATCAGGAGAAAAATTTATAAACCTACCCGGGGCACTATGGAACGGGCAGAGGTCCCGCGGTAGCCTAGCCTGGGAGCGGCGGCGGACTGTAGATCCGCAGGTCCCCGGTTCAAATCCGGGCCGCGGGACCACCAGAAACCTTCCTCTGTTCTGAAAGTTCTGAACTGCGACGTTCTCCCGGTTGCATGATTCTGAGGGGTAGTCTTTGGCGTATTCAACGTATCCTGTGCGAGGGGGCATCGAGAAAAACTTTTAACCTTTGGCGTGTTGTTAAACTCTGGTGTTTAAAATGGGGAAGGGGAGCTTTCTAACCGAGCAGCAGATTAAAATTCTCAGGCTCCGCGCCAGGGGCCTCAAACAGAGCGAGATAGCCGAGATGCTCGGAACGAGCCGGGCCAACATAAGCATCCTTGAGAGGCGCGCCCTTGACAAGATCGAGAAGGCCAGAAACACCCTCCTGATCTGGGAGCAGATAAACTCCAAGATAAGCGTCGACGTGAGGAAGGGGGAGGACATCTTCAACGTCCCGGAGAGGCTCTTCCTGAAGGCCGACGAGCTGAAGGTAAAGGTGCCGTACAGCACGGCGGAGATAATCGCCTTCCTCGTGGAGCACGCCCCGATAAGCGACAGGATAGCGAAGCGCGACTTCCCGCTCTTCCTTGACGCCAAGGACAGGCTCAGGATAAGCGAGTGCCTACTTGAGGACTTCGATAAGGTAGGGAAGCAGGAGTGACGTGAAGACGCCGTTCAGGGCCATTGCCAAACCGCTCACCGCCCCCGCGAGCTCATCGTCCAGTATTATCCTCGCGGTTCCGAGGCCGTGGGAGCTCACACCCGTCGCCAAACCTCTGGCTATTCTGTCCCTAACCTTGATAAGGCCGAGCAGCTCCGGGGCGAAGGCGTTGCCGAGGAGCCCCGTGAGTATCACGAGAACCGCGGTTAAGGCTGGAATGCCGCCTATCTTCTCGCTTATGCCGATCGCTATGGCGGTGGTAACGCTCTTCGGGGCTATGCTCAGGAGAACTTCCTCGCTACCGCCCAGGAGTTTGGCGATGTAGAACGCGCTCAGGATTGCAACCGTCCCACCGACGGCTACTCCGAGCGCTATCTCCCTCGCGTAGGCCTTTATGGTCTCCCTGCCCTTGTAAACCGGAACGGCCAGGCTCACCACCGCCGGCCCGAGAATGAACTTGAGTATAACCGCGCTATCCATGTAGCTCCCGTAGGGGATTCCGAACCACTTGAGAACCGCCGCTATCGTGATTATGGATAGGAGAACCGGGTTCGTGTAGAAAGCTCTCTTTCTGGAGTGGAGCTCCGAGAACAGGTAGAAGATAACGAGGGTGAGAGTTATCCCGAGCGGGTTCATTCCTCACCCCTCCTGAGGAACTCGACGGTCTTCGCCGTTACGACAAGCGTAATCAGGAAGCTCAGAACCAGGGCGACGAATATCGGTATCACCTGGCTCTTTATCAGGCCGAGGTAGGTCACTATCCCGACGCCGGGAGGGATGAACATGACGCTCATGTTCCTGACGAACAGCTCGGCCTCGCCCTCCACCCACTCCAGTTTGATGAGGCCCGCGAGCAGGGAACCCAGGAGAAAGAGCATTCCCAGAACGCTCCCCGGAATCGTCAGGTTGAGGGCAAAGCTCGTGAATTCACCCAGCGCGTAGAAGCCGAATATTATCGCCAGTCCGCGGTAGGGCCTCATGCTTCATTCTAGGATGTATCCATATAAAAGCGTCCCGGGTGATGCGAAAGGCCAATAAGCCCCTATCGCGTAACACCATCGGTGATATCATGCTCATGAGGAACTACCGTTTTCCGGGTCGCTACGGTCCAGAGTGGGGCAGCGGGGGAATATTCGGGCTGAAATACCACAACGGGACGCTCTACTTCACCCTCGCCTTTGAGGCTGAGGCGCACTTCATCGACGTGAAGGGCGGCGAGGAAAAGGTTTATGACTTCACCCTCCTCGGAGACGCCCCGACGAGCGGCGGCGACACCTACAACGCGGTCGAGACCGTTGACGAGTTCATCTACTTCGGCGGCTGGGTTCATGCCCCGGCCGTTTACAGGGAGGAGGGGAGGATACTCTTCCACAACAAGTACTCCCACGTCCACGTCTACGACACCGAGGAGGGAACGGTAAAGCTCCTCTGGAAGGATTCGATTCACCATGAAACGGACTGGGCCGGAGAGGTGAGCGATATACTCTACGACCCGTACGGCGACAGGCTTCTCCTCGCCAGGGAGGACGGGCACGCAAACCTTGGCGTCTACGCCCTCGACAGGAGAACCGGGAAGGCCGAGGCGCTGATTCACGAGCCGGCCCCCAAGGGAACCACGGTTCACGATGCCGCCTTTTTTGGCGTTGGGAACAACTTCACCGGCGGTCTGAGGGAGTTCAGGGCCCTCGACCTTGTGGAGGGGAGATGGGAGACCTTCAAGCCCGGCGGAAGCACCGACGGGCGGCCGTACATAAGGCCCGAGCTCGGGGCCATGGCCTCGGCGTACAACAGGGCCTTCGCCTTCGTCAGGGGCGGTGTTCTGGCAGGAAATCCCTTCATGGGGGAGGAGTTCAGGTTCTTCAGGCTCTTCGACTTCTACACCTTCTACGCTCCATTCAGGGTGAACGCGATAAACGTCGGTGGTGGCATTCTGACGGCATTCAACGCGCACCACGACGCGGTTTACAGGCCGGGCTCCCAGGATGCCGGAATCGAGTGGGCCGCCACCAACACCGTCGTCGGGCCGAGCGTTCTTCTCTACATCGCCCCGCCGATGGTCAGGATAGTCGGGGCATTCGGCGCCAGGGTTACGAGCATCGAGAAGATGAACGGGAAGCTCCTCGTTGCCACCAACACC encodes the following:
- a CDS encoding HicB family protein; the protein is MIVKFDVYFDGEYWCAKGINEDIFTQGKTLDELMENLQEAVELHFEEDIERGEKIIVMTLSEFEVSRVEQTASG
- a CDS encoding helicase-related protein — encoded protein: MDTIISKDEFKLKFLEEISRHSRSDTVENLYNLLKEEIIKIRAYTRGRLHSKLYLFNEDDGPAAIVGSSNLTSAGLSKNKELNLMLRDVETIKELDRWFEELWEESEDIQEEILELIEAGRRIGLNFGKFVTPKQLFKILVWKWFDGMIEPVEKKEVLAEFQLIGVINAIRIISEFNGVIIADSVGLGKSFIGATIIEEYLRGKLPNWDPNRFGIKKERKALLILPPSLIPQWEYLFTSGEYFFSRSEGFYLKHIPSDSARFQRYIIFHKTKGELGEIAFLSMDKFSTYSQEEIISMGLNYDYDLILIDEAHRLRNRATKRWKNARMLRFKDKSIPYQNKFILLTATPLNNTIWDIYNLIKVFSDDFFSAFKSKGIDITQLFMEFREAKKKWKEDPLKYEAQLQRIAQKIKEEVLDNTMILRTRKYILQTFGKDGKIKIGERKLIFQDPKPERVTYKEISGGPYKRYWEFIRVLPEYFEKLEFEYVNLYTSGYIVLGSTPEETTPAQAEEEFIKVSLSSILKLLLAKRIESSIFAFERTLNKMYDKNRSIYTTLKRYIPKLKVAKTNRVEFDRYVLSLGEELLSVLGKKDVESSLLGELGGEAETYNTKLMILSKFIEKGVQIQLPEFKTTEELLHYIHKKHLEQALIMGITTVSTKIKSDITVMGDILSKLEEVKVRKASSNEPEELGYLTDETEKVPIYSYYDPKLERLKEIIKTEFLRRKYIIFTQYKDTAKYLHAALKQWIPHQAVLQYLIQEGNKLKIGLVTGELDVEQKEHIIKRFAPIANNSRDVAEKYGEIEILISTDSLSEGVNLQDADAVINYDLPWNPMIIVQRVGRVSRIGNEKEVIVKNFFPAEEIEITLGVLSKLKEKIKDITILVGKEFQILSSDEDVSLETFGEKLKSLAELSLSQLEETSQSEEFKLIKGGMPKDVVEEFELLDYIQNELGLTKKDFEEIKDLLHFNRPLYTFLNTKKLFGVVEIHQGKRVTGKKVLVVDEKGVSEMGCTALKQLWHEPGTLKPPNLLTLEEQLNALHRYSKNTLLARHSKGSPLKGFIAEIYRTLEQHTVQAILTKDVTPERIKLAKTYLSMAELSTSEIKELKEHLLRTGGLKTRGKKLVLADFPKLVNGIIEYFDRFHSNITDKNVSYKLIGWWT
- a CDS encoding DUF2139 domain-containing protein, which codes for MLMRNYRFPGRYGPEWGSGGIFGLKYHNGTLYFTLAFEAEAHFIDVKGGEEKVYDFTLLGDAPTSGGDTYNAVETVDEFIYFGGWVHAPAVYREEGRILFHNKYSHVHVYDTEEGTVKLLWKDSIHHETDWAGEVSDILYDPYGDRLLLAREDGHANLGVYALDRRTGKAEALIHEPAPKGTTVHDAAFFGVGNNFTGGLREFRALDLVEGRWETFKPGGSTDGRPYIRPELGAMASAYNRAFAFVRGGVLAGNPFMGEEFRFFRLFDFYTFYAPFRVNAINVGGGILTAFNAHHDAVYRPGSQDAGIEWAATNTVVGPSVLLYIAPPMVRIVGAFGARVTSIEKMNGKLLVATNTAPNTGATEATPFDTGTRDIVVLDERIIQERPPAVSFSLPLALPSAAKGLGAGTFGGIPLDGYREPRVVLYLSNDNRLTVYEYDLSLPGGEAVAETFDVRAGKNILDLSSFSGIVGFELEKGDMKGRARIELI
- a CDS encoding CidA/LrgA family protein; translation: MRPYRGLAIIFGFYALGEFTSFALNLTIPGSVLGMLFLLGSLLAGLIKLEWVEGEAELFVRNMSVMFIPPGVGIVTYLGLIKSQVIPIFVALVLSFLITLVVTAKTVEFLRRGEE
- the cobO gene encoding cob(I)yrinic acid a,c-diamide adenosyltransferase codes for the protein MPWKDKLGLVHIYTGNGKGKTTAAFGLAVRMLGSGGRVIILQFMKAPDVYGEQKKIAECGAVIESFGLPKFVHGEPEPDDIEAAKRALERAKEVVSSGEWDLVILDEICVALGFKMLDVEEVKALIRSKAPHTELVLTGRYCPEELFELADYVTEMREVKHPYQRGILARRGVEF
- a CDS encoding aldolase — its product is MSRTIKTQLVKYSRLAHERGLTAAFGGNLSIRRGNLVFIKATGAVMDDMTAEQVAVIDMSGRQVSGVRPSSEYRLHLAVYRTRPDVRAIAHLHPPYSIAASTLVEGELPIITPEAEIYLKRIPIAPFRPAGTEELAEVTSEALQDSDAAIMARHGIVTVGKTLREAFYKAELVEESAKLWYMGRKV
- a CDS encoding UPF0147 family protein; the protein is MSELIGQIVQVLKEQVVQDTVVPRNIRRAAEQAIEALLDESKEPAVRAADAIAILEEISEDPNMPMHTRTIIWEVLGALEQVK
- a CDS encoding Tfx family DNA-binding protein, which translates into the protein MGKGSFLTEQQIKILRLRARGLKQSEIAEMLGTSRANISILERRALDKIEKARNTLLIWEQINSKISVDVRKGEDIFNVPERLFLKADELKVKVPYSTAEIIAFLVEHAPISDRIAKRDFPLFLDAKDRLRISECLLEDFDKVGKQE
- a CDS encoding membrane protein translates to MKLYEPVTLAMPLAKRIGELILEKGRLPEGDEIREVMREFGLEESCLDRGMAVYRTKFLVTLAFPRGENVVIDVISSSGELSDALEVIAYRDRELGAFVVEILPANDLEYEGNIGIEPIIIDEKTLEPESNPVLGHFEEDKEGLFLVIDRETYERWKSEGDPHTCPICGGELAWKGEKAYCRDCGYGVRVKG
- a CDS encoding type II toxin-antitoxin system HicA family toxin is translated as MSKLPVVSGEKLIKLLKRLGYTVVRQRGSHVRLEKRTPLGTHKITVPYHEEIAKGTLNDILNKVSLWNGIPREELIEILKKL
- a CDS encoding CidB/LrgB family autolysis modulator, with the protein product MNPLGITLTLVIFYLFSELHSRKRAFYTNPVLLSIITIAAVLKWFGIPYGSYMDSAVILKFILGPAVVSLAVPVYKGRETIKAYAREIALGVAVGGTVAILSAFYIAKLLGGSEEVLLSIAPKSVTTAIAIGISEKIGGIPALTAVLVILTGLLGNAFAPELLGLIKVRDRIARGLATGVSSHGLGTARIILDDELAGAVSGLAMALNGVFTSLLLPYLIEVLK